The following coding sequences lie in one Halomonas sp. 'Soap Lake #6' genomic window:
- the nhaC gene encoding Na+/H+ antiporter NhaC encodes MSTDTTAKEDQETLETPRPSLKATMIPIVFMAVSLGIFIGYYETDPHLPLFLSSIVATCVALATGSRWKRLEAGILRSIGLTTQAIVILLIIGTIIGYWIAGGIVPTMIYYGLSILSPSYFLVAACLICCVVSLAGGNAWTAAGTIGIALMGVGEGLGLNPAIVAGAVISGVYFGDKISPLSETTNMAAGVVGVDLFEHIRYMLYTTVPALTVALVLYTIIGLNMTTSGDGAAQVEELQQNLDELFIISPWLLLVPAAVIVMMIKKVPAIPALAVGSLMGFICTIVIQGVPLADSFPIFVEGYVVETGNEAVDELLTNGGVEAMMWTVSLIIIAMSFGGILEASGFFRTIVESLLKLAKTTGSLIATTVATSMTANVVGCDQYLSIILPARMYASEFQRRLLKLKNLSRTVEDAGTMTSPLVPWNTCGAFMFATLGVSAFSYAPYAFLALLSPVFAIIYGFTGFRIAYENESVRDESATELAASRA; translated from the coding sequence ATGTCGACCGACACTACTGCTAAGGAAGACCAGGAAACGCTGGAAACCCCCCGGCCTAGCCTAAAAGCCACCATGATACCGATTGTGTTTATGGCGGTATCATTAGGGATTTTTATTGGTTATTACGAAACTGATCCGCATTTGCCGCTATTTTTGAGCTCTATTGTGGCCACCTGCGTAGCGCTTGCAACTGGCAGCCGTTGGAAGCGGCTTGAGGCAGGTATCTTACGCTCCATTGGTTTGACCACTCAGGCGATTGTGATTCTGCTCATCATTGGCACGATTATCGGCTATTGGATTGCTGGTGGTATTGTCCCCACGATGATTTATTACGGACTGAGTATTCTGTCGCCGAGCTACTTTCTGGTGGCCGCCTGTTTGATCTGTTGTGTGGTGTCATTGGCCGGCGGCAATGCTTGGACCGCTGCAGGCACTATCGGTATCGCGCTGATGGGCGTAGGTGAAGGGCTCGGTCTTAACCCTGCCATTGTTGCTGGTGCCGTTATCTCGGGCGTTTATTTTGGCGATAAGATTTCGCCGCTTTCCGAGACCACCAATATGGCAGCCGGTGTTGTCGGTGTGGATCTGTTTGAGCATATTCGCTACATGCTCTATACCACAGTACCTGCACTAACGGTTGCACTGGTGCTGTACACCATTATCGGCTTGAACATGACAACTTCCGGCGATGGTGCGGCACAAGTGGAAGAGCTGCAGCAGAATCTGGACGAGCTATTTATCATCAGCCCCTGGTTGCTATTAGTCCCTGCGGCGGTGATTGTTATGATGATCAAGAAGGTGCCTGCCATTCCTGCGCTGGCCGTTGGCTCGCTGATGGGGTTTATCTGCACGATTGTGATTCAAGGCGTGCCGTTGGCGGATAGCTTCCCCATTTTTGTGGAAGGCTATGTAGTAGAGACCGGAAATGAAGCGGTGGATGAGCTGCTGACGAATGGCGGTGTTGAGGCCATGATGTGGACCGTTTCACTGATCATCATTGCCATGAGTTTTGGCGGTATTCTGGAGGCGTCAGGGTTCTTCCGCACGATCGTAGAAAGCCTGCTTAAACTGGCCAAGACTACTGGTAGCCTGATTGCTACCACTGTGGCCACATCAATGACCGCTAATGTGGTGGGCTGCGACCAGTACCTGAGTATTATTTTGCCTGCCCGCATGTACGCCAGTGAGTTCCAGCGTCGTTTACTTAAGCTTAAAAACTTGTCTCGCACGGTAGAAGATGCTGGCACCATGACGTCACCTTTGGTGCCCTGGAATACCTGTGGTGCTTTCATGTTTGCCACGCTAGGGGTCAGTGCCTTTAGCTATGCGCCTTATGCATTTTTGGCGCTGCTAAGCCCGGTGTTTGCCATTATTTATGGCTTTACCGGTTTCCGGATTGCCTATGAAAATGAGTCCGTACGCGATGAGTCGGCCACCGAACTGGCTGCTTCCAGAGCTTAA
- a CDS encoding aldehyde dehydrogenase yields the protein MTANTPLTSKLPPHTLADWQALAAALSFETRAFVDGEFVSAVNGSTLASINPATGETLAEVASCDTADAELATQAARAAFEGGAWSRCDPGQRKRVLLRLAELVNAHRNELALLDTLDMGKPISSSLGDVAGTVACLRYQAECIDKLYGEVAPTGAGALGLVLREPMGVVAAIVPWNFPLMMTSWKIAPALAAGNSVILKPSEKSPLSALRLAQLAQEAGIPQGVFQVLPGYGHTVGKALALSMEVDCLAFTGSTGVGKQLMQYAGQSNLKRVFLECGGKSPNIVFADCQQLDAVAQSAAAAIFHNQGEVCIAGSRLLVENSIREDFVARVVKAAEQMQPGDPLDPNSFMGAMVDEAQYQRVLDYIRLGVSEGATLKLGGEASASKGYFLPPTIFDNVTPEMRIGREEIFGPVLSVFGFDSEEQAIALANDSDYGLAAGVWSQDIDRIMRVSRRLQSGQVYVNNWAGVDQTVPFGGVKQSGNGRDKSLHAQEKYCEVKTVWMSLSV from the coding sequence ATGACGGCCAACACTCCACTGACAAGCAAGCTTCCTCCCCATACCCTAGCCGATTGGCAGGCGTTAGCGGCAGCGCTTAGCTTCGAAACACGTGCCTTTGTTGATGGGGAGTTTGTGTCTGCCGTGAATGGCAGCACATTAGCTAGCATTAACCCCGCCACGGGTGAAACACTGGCAGAGGTAGCCAGCTGTGACACGGCAGATGCCGAACTTGCCACCCAGGCGGCTCGCGCCGCGTTTGAAGGTGGTGCTTGGTCGCGGTGTGATCCGGGTCAGCGTAAACGTGTACTGCTGCGTCTGGCAGAGCTGGTGAATGCTCACCGCAACGAATTAGCGTTACTGGATACGCTGGATATGGGTAAGCCAATTTCCAGTTCACTGGGCGATGTTGCGGGTACCGTTGCTTGTTTGCGCTACCAGGCAGAATGTATCGACAAGCTTTACGGTGAAGTAGCACCAACCGGCGCTGGGGCGCTGGGGCTTGTACTACGCGAGCCAATGGGTGTAGTGGCTGCTATTGTGCCGTGGAATTTTCCGCTGATGATGACCTCCTGGAAGATTGCCCCTGCGCTGGCGGCGGGCAACAGTGTCATCCTCAAACCATCGGAAAAATCACCACTTTCGGCATTGCGCTTGGCACAATTAGCCCAGGAAGCCGGTATCCCTCAAGGAGTTTTCCAAGTGTTACCGGGCTATGGCCACACGGTGGGCAAAGCGCTGGCGCTTTCCATGGAAGTGGATTGCCTTGCCTTTACCGGCTCTACAGGTGTGGGTAAGCAACTAATGCAGTACGCCGGGCAGTCCAACCTTAAACGCGTCTTTCTGGAGTGTGGTGGTAAAAGCCCTAACATCGTTTTCGCCGACTGCCAGCAACTTGATGCAGTGGCCCAGAGTGCTGCAGCCGCAATCTTCCACAACCAGGGAGAAGTGTGTATCGCTGGCTCCCGTCTGCTGGTGGAAAACAGCATCCGTGAAGACTTTGTAGCCCGTGTCGTAAAAGCCGCCGAGCAGATGCAGCCGGGAGATCCCCTCGACCCGAACAGCTTTATGGGCGCCATGGTCGATGAAGCACAGTATCAGCGAGTACTCGACTATATCCGCCTTGGGGTAAGCGAAGGCGCGACACTGAAACTGGGTGGAGAAGCTAGTGCTTCAAAGGGCTATTTCTTACCCCCTACCATATTCGACAACGTCACCCCCGAAATGCGGATCGGTCGAGAGGAGATTTTTGGGCCGGTATTGAGCGTTTTCGGCTTTGATAGTGAAGAGCAGGCAATTGCGCTGGCCAATGACAGTGATTACGGCCTTGCGGCTGGTGTCTGGAGTCAGGATATCGACCGTATCATGCGGGTGTCTAGGCGACTGCAATCTGGCCAAGTGTATGTGAATAACTGGGCCGGCGTTGATCAAACAGTCCCCTTTGGAGGTGTCAAACAATCGGGAAATGGACGTGATAAGTCTCTCCACGCGCAGGAGAAATATTGTGAAGTGAAAACGGTATGGATGTCGCTGAGCGTCTAA
- a CDS encoding aspartate aminotransferase family protein, whose protein sequence is MQTQDYQALDRQHHLHPFTDFKSLGEEGTRIITHADGVYIYDSQGNQILDGMAGLWCVNLGYGRQELVDAATEQMQQLPYYNNFFKTTHPPAVKLAAKLSELAPEHINHVFFTGSGSESNDTVLRMVRRYWALKGKPEKQWIISRENGYHGSTVAGMSLGGMAPMHDQGGPCVPGITHICQPYWFGEGRDMSQEEFGKQCAQALEDKILALGEDKVAAFIAEPVQGAGGAIIPPDSYWPAVKEVLAKYDILLIADEVICGFGRLGEWFGSTHYGLKPDLMPIAKGLSSGYLPIGAVLVGDRVADTLIEDGGEFFHGFTYSGHPVCAAVALKNLELLESERVIEKVRDELGPYLAERWQELAEHPLVGAARSLGLIGSLELVADKQTGERFDKSLSVGNLCRDFCFDSGLVMRSVGDTMVISPPLIITRNEIDELVSKARLALDKTAEKLAVTHSLESA, encoded by the coding sequence ATGCAGACCCAAGATTATCAAGCGCTGGATCGTCAACACCACCTTCACCCGTTCACCGATTTTAAATCACTTGGTGAAGAGGGCACTCGCATCATCACCCACGCCGACGGGGTTTACATTTATGACAGCCAGGGGAACCAGATTCTTGATGGTATGGCGGGTCTTTGGTGTGTGAACCTTGGTTATGGGCGCCAGGAACTAGTAGACGCCGCCACCGAGCAGATGCAACAACTGCCGTACTACAACAACTTCTTTAAAACCACCCACCCACCCGCAGTGAAGTTAGCCGCCAAGTTAAGTGAACTGGCGCCTGAACACATCAATCATGTGTTCTTCACCGGTTCTGGCTCCGAGTCTAACGACACCGTGTTACGCATGGTGCGCCGCTATTGGGCGCTCAAGGGCAAACCAGAAAAGCAATGGATCATTTCGCGGGAAAATGGTTATCACGGCTCTACCGTGGCGGGCATGAGCCTAGGCGGCATGGCGCCGATGCATGACCAGGGCGGCCCTTGTGTACCGGGGATCACGCATATTTGCCAGCCTTACTGGTTTGGCGAAGGGCGCGATATGAGCCAGGAGGAGTTTGGTAAGCAGTGCGCGCAAGCGCTTGAAGACAAAATTCTGGCGTTGGGTGAAGACAAAGTCGCGGCCTTTATTGCTGAACCCGTGCAGGGGGCAGGGGGGGCGATCATTCCACCAGACAGCTACTGGCCGGCGGTGAAAGAGGTATTGGCCAAGTACGATATTCTATTAATTGCCGACGAAGTAATCTGTGGTTTTGGTCGTTTAGGCGAATGGTTTGGCAGTACCCACTATGGACTCAAGCCTGATCTGATGCCGATCGCCAAGGGGTTGTCGTCGGGCTATCTGCCCATTGGCGCTGTGCTGGTAGGGGATCGTGTGGCAGATACGCTGATCGAAGACGGTGGCGAATTCTTCCACGGTTTTACCTACTCCGGGCATCCGGTCTGCGCTGCTGTGGCACTGAAAAACCTTGAGCTGCTGGAAAGCGAGCGAGTGATAGAAAAAGTTCGTGATGAACTTGGGCCTTACCTGGCTGAGCGCTGGCAGGAACTGGCAGAACACCCGTTGGTAGGTGCAGCCCGTTCACTGGGTTTGATTGGCTCATTGGAGCTGGTGGCTGATAAGCAAACGGGTGAGCGTTTTGATAAATCTCTCTCAGTAGGCAATCTGTGTCGTGACTTCTGTTTTGACAGCGGGTTAGTCATGCGCTCTGTGGGCGATACTATGGTGATTTCACCGCCGCTAATTATCACGCGCAATGAAATCGACGAACTGGTGAGCAAGGCACGTTTGGCGCTCGACAAAACCGCTGAAAAACTGGCGGTCACGCATTCGCTGGAGAGTGCGTAA
- a CDS encoding gamma-glutamyl-gamma-aminobutyrate hydrolase family protein codes for MQAIDFPRPLVGVIACCREVEGHPAQIVTDKYLQALYRYGITPVILPVLAADTLTPEQRAEQATTLLSSLDGLLLTGSYTNVSPDRYGAELAPENTRDDVRRDEEALGWVHEAVRQELPLFGICRGFQEMNVAFGGTLHQAVQTLPGMLDHREPSADDLAGHYAPSHKVDIRSRGVLATLYNGTCAEVNSLHQQGIDQLAPGLDAEAWAPDGLIEAISVRGAAAFALAVQWHPEWRPQEHPLYDALFQGFATACRQHRTQRDAQLAAC; via the coding sequence ATGCAAGCAATTGATTTCCCACGCCCTCTGGTGGGTGTTATCGCCTGCTGCCGAGAGGTGGAGGGGCACCCCGCCCAGATAGTGACAGACAAATACCTGCAGGCGCTTTATCGCTACGGTATCACCCCAGTGATTCTTCCCGTACTGGCCGCTGACACGTTGACGCCTGAGCAACGTGCAGAGCAGGCCACCACGCTCTTGAGCAGCTTAGATGGCTTACTGTTAACTGGCAGCTATACCAACGTCTCTCCAGACCGTTATGGCGCTGAGCTAGCTCCGGAAAATACCCGAGATGATGTACGGCGCGATGAAGAAGCACTTGGTTGGGTGCACGAGGCGGTCCGCCAGGAGTTACCACTTTTTGGCATTTGTCGTGGGTTTCAGGAAATGAATGTGGCCTTTGGAGGCACGTTACATCAGGCCGTACAAACACTGCCGGGCATGCTTGATCACCGTGAGCCATCTGCTGACGATTTGGCAGGCCACTATGCTCCCTCTCATAAGGTAGACATTCGCTCTAGAGGCGTATTAGCGACGCTCTATAACGGCACGTGTGCGGAGGTGAATTCGCTGCACCAGCAGGGTATTGACCAGCTTGCCCCAGGTTTGGATGCAGAAGCCTGGGCTCCAGATGGGTTAATTGAAGCGATTTCCGTGCGTGGCGCCGCCGCGTTCGCACTGGCTGTTCAGTGGCATCCAGAATGGCGCCCCCAAGAACACCCCCTTTATGACGCACTGTTTCAGGGTTTTGCGACGGCATGTCGTCAGCATCGTACCCAACGTGACGCCCAACTTGCTGCCTGCTGA
- a CDS encoding glutamine synthetase family protein — protein MSSAHNIDNETSAFLDSYPDITSIDLLISDLNGVIRGKRIPVSNLSKVFEKGIYLPASVFALDINGNTVEETGLGLSSGDGDRLCRAIPGTLHAVPWINNKHYGQLLLTMEEMDGTPFFADPRQILRRILGQLSGLGLTPVVALELEFYLVDRQRCESNLIQSPKSPCSGERATQSQLYSVLELDEYAEFIDDLQSAAQAQGLPLDTVLKECAPGQFEANLIHTDDALLACDYAVLLKRLIKGVALQHGFEATFMAKPYGQEAGSGTHVHISLLDENGKNIFAENGDDPLENKALQHAVGGLLELMPDSMALLAPNLNSYRRFQEGYYVPMAPTWGYDNRSVAVRVPAGSKDARRIEHRVAGADVNPYLLLSTVLASIHYGLTQQRQPPEPIIGNAYEQIPAQLTNSWTKALHLLSTNRIFGELFGEDFLHVFIANRHAERAEAMREVSAMEYDWYLRHV, from the coding sequence ATGTCTTCCGCCCATAATATTGACAACGAAACTTCAGCTTTTTTAGATAGTTACCCAGATATCACCAGCATAGATCTGTTGATCAGCGACCTGAATGGCGTTATCCGTGGCAAACGTATACCTGTCAGTAACCTCAGCAAGGTGTTCGAAAAAGGCATCTATCTACCTGCCTCAGTGTTTGCACTGGATATCAACGGCAACACTGTGGAAGAAACAGGGCTTGGACTTTCCAGTGGTGATGGTGACCGCTTGTGCCGCGCCATCCCTGGCACGCTTCATGCAGTTCCATGGATAAATAACAAGCACTACGGTCAGCTATTACTGACCATGGAAGAAATGGACGGTACACCCTTCTTCGCCGATCCGCGCCAGATCTTACGGCGTATTCTTGGGCAACTTTCGGGCCTTGGATTAACGCCAGTGGTCGCACTTGAACTGGAGTTTTATCTAGTCGATCGGCAGCGCTGCGAAAGCAATCTGATCCAGTCGCCGAAATCCCCCTGTAGCGGTGAACGGGCTACTCAAAGCCAGCTCTATTCCGTGCTGGAGCTGGATGAGTACGCCGAGTTTATTGATGATTTGCAAAGTGCTGCTCAAGCTCAGGGCCTACCACTGGATACTGTGCTTAAAGAGTGTGCTCCCGGCCAGTTTGAAGCTAATTTGATTCACACGGATGATGCTCTGCTCGCTTGTGACTATGCAGTACTCCTTAAACGGCTAATCAAGGGAGTGGCATTACAACACGGCTTTGAAGCCACCTTTATGGCCAAGCCTTACGGCCAGGAAGCCGGTAGCGGCACCCATGTTCATATCAGCCTACTGGATGAGAACGGGAAAAATATCTTTGCTGAAAACGGCGATGACCCGTTGGAAAATAAAGCGTTGCAGCACGCTGTGGGCGGGCTGCTGGAATTAATGCCAGACTCCATGGCACTACTAGCTCCGAACCTCAATTCGTACCGTCGTTTCCAGGAAGGGTACTACGTGCCCATGGCTCCCACCTGGGGGTACGACAATCGTTCAGTGGCAGTCCGTGTTCCTGCTGGTTCGAAAGACGCACGGCGCATTGAGCATCGTGTAGCTGGTGCCGATGTAAACCCATACCTGCTTCTCTCCACGGTGCTGGCATCAATTCATTACGGACTGACCCAACAGCGCCAGCCCCCTGAACCGATCATTGGCAATGCCTATGAACAGATTCCTGCCCAGCTAACTAATAGCTGGACCAAGGCGTTGCACCTGCTGAGCACCAATCGCATATTCGGTGAGCTATTTGGTGAGGATTTCCTCCATGTATTTATAGCTAACCGCCACGCCGAACGCGCTGAAGCCATGCGTGAAGTTAGCGCAATGGAATACGACTGGTATCTACGCCACGTATGA
- a CDS encoding NAD(P)/FAD-dependent oxidoreductase, which produces MQPQMPSGHVASYYAASANSGSQRPPLSGDVECDICVVGAGFTGISAALHLAERGHRVVVLESVAIGFGASGRNGGQIVNSYSRDIDIIEKQNGAETARALGAMAFEGNQIIRQRIAQYDINCDLKEGNLFAACNKKQWEGLKEQKALWERYGHQELELLEGDEVKREIGSERYVGALVDHSGGHLHPLNLVLGQAAALEALGGKIFEHSPVTRLEHGEPVTLHTPQGRVTAQRVVMAGNAYMQGLLPKLESKSMPCGTQIITTEPLSAELAARLLPNDKAVEDCNYLLDYYRLTADNRLLYGGGVNYGGQASASIEAAIRPKMLTTFPELKDVRVDYAWSGNFLLTLNRLPQFGRINSNVYYAQGYSGHGVTCSHLAGKLVAETISGEEARFEAFAQISHLPMPGGRLLRVPLSAMGAWFYAMRDRLAV; this is translated from the coding sequence ATGCAACCTCAAATGCCTTCTGGACATGTTGCCTCTTACTACGCGGCATCGGCCAACTCTGGGTCACAAAGGCCACCGCTTAGTGGTGATGTGGAATGTGACATCTGTGTGGTAGGTGCTGGGTTTACTGGCATTTCGGCGGCGCTGCATCTGGCTGAACGCGGTCACCGTGTGGTGGTGTTGGAGAGTGTGGCGATTGGCTTTGGAGCGTCTGGGCGCAACGGGGGGCAGATCGTTAACAGTTATAGCCGTGATATAGATATTATCGAGAAGCAGAACGGCGCTGAGACCGCCCGAGCGCTGGGCGCCATGGCGTTTGAGGGTAACCAGATTATCCGTCAGCGTATCGCCCAATATGATATCAACTGCGACCTAAAGGAAGGCAATCTGTTTGCTGCCTGTAATAAGAAGCAGTGGGAAGGCTTAAAGGAACAAAAAGCCTTGTGGGAACGCTACGGTCATCAGGAGTTAGAGCTGCTAGAAGGCGATGAGGTCAAGCGAGAGATAGGCAGCGAACGCTATGTAGGCGCATTGGTGGATCACTCCGGTGGACATTTGCATCCCCTCAACCTGGTGTTGGGGCAGGCTGCTGCACTAGAGGCACTGGGTGGCAAGATTTTTGAACACTCTCCCGTGACGCGGTTGGAGCACGGTGAGCCGGTGACGTTACATACGCCCCAGGGGCGAGTGACTGCCCAGCGCGTCGTTATGGCAGGTAATGCCTATATGCAAGGGTTGTTACCCAAGCTTGAAAGTAAATCCATGCCGTGCGGCACCCAGATCATTACGACTGAACCTCTGTCTGCAGAGTTAGCGGCGCGATTACTGCCTAATGACAAAGCAGTGGAGGATTGTAATTATCTGCTGGATTACTACCGCCTAACCGCTGATAACCGCTTGCTGTATGGCGGAGGAGTAAACTATGGCGGGCAGGCATCCGCTAGCATTGAAGCGGCCATTCGGCCAAAAATGCTGACGACTTTTCCTGAGTTAAAAGATGTGCGTGTTGATTACGCCTGGAGTGGTAACTTCCTACTGACGCTTAATCGATTGCCGCAATTTGGGCGTATTAATAGCAATGTCTACTATGCGCAGGGGTACTCTGGCCACGGGGTAACGTGCTCGCATCTAGCAGGCAAGCTAGTGGCAGAAACCATTAGCGGTGAAGAGGCACGTTTTGAAGCCTTTGCGCAGATTTCCCACTTGCCAATGCCCGGTGGACGGCTGTTACGCGTGCCGCTTTCTGCCATGGGAGCGTGGTTCTATGCCATGCGGGATCGGCTGGCAGTTTAG
- a CDS encoding M24 family metallopeptidase — protein sequence MDYQHYRTALTETLAQSELPFAPVEYQTRLEKVRHTMEQRGLDALLLTDPADINYLTGYHTFEVSVHACLVCTPTQLVLQVASIETGAAVVTARVDEIIGYRWEHLDEIITPLTDLLASCQKIGIDGWNSGLRVGVMDALTLSFGKARFCEAGDLLDTIRIVKSPAELEMLRQSARITAAGLAAAVAAIRPGMTDNDIAAVGAKALLENGSEFMSLQPIVTSGHRIGVIHVNHKRRVIQPNEPVFLEFGAAYQRYTAPMMRTAVTGQPNAQLTATRDLCRSLFESLCQHMKPGNTFDAAAKAANALLAPKRDQLFFSGVFGYSVGAQFPPSWVEGTGYIARGLHRPFEENMVFHLPLCLRVPGQWGVGLSDTVVVTQHGAEPLTNNDWQLYQAMDK from the coding sequence ATGGATTATCAACACTACCGTACAGCCCTTACCGAGACGCTCGCCCAGAGCGAGCTGCCCTTTGCGCCTGTCGAATATCAAACGCGCCTGGAGAAGGTGCGCCATACAATGGAACAACGCGGCCTTGATGCACTGCTACTCACAGATCCTGCCGACATTAACTATCTAACCGGCTATCACACCTTTGAAGTCTCAGTTCACGCATGCCTTGTATGCACGCCCACACAGCTTGTGCTGCAAGTCGCCTCCATTGAAACGGGGGCTGCAGTCGTTACCGCTAGGGTGGATGAGATCATTGGCTACCGCTGGGAACACCTGGATGAAATCATTACACCATTGACGGATCTGCTCGCCTCCTGCCAAAAAATTGGCATCGATGGCTGGAACAGCGGATTACGTGTGGGCGTGATGGATGCGCTGACTCTCTCATTTGGCAAAGCGCGGTTCTGTGAAGCAGGGGATCTGCTAGATACGATTCGTATTGTAAAAAGCCCTGCCGAGCTTGAAATGCTACGCCAAAGCGCACGTATTACCGCTGCAGGTTTAGCGGCAGCAGTGGCCGCTATTCGCCCTGGGATGACTGACAATGATATTGCAGCCGTAGGTGCCAAAGCGTTACTAGAGAACGGCAGCGAGTTTATGAGCCTGCAGCCCATCGTAACCAGTGGGCACCGTATCGGAGTAATTCACGTTAACCATAAGCGTCGCGTAATACAGCCCAATGAGCCGGTATTTTTAGAGTTTGGCGCCGCTTACCAGCGCTATACAGCCCCAATGATGCGCACCGCTGTTACTGGCCAGCCTAACGCCCAGTTAACCGCCACCCGTGACCTGTGTCGCTCGCTGTTTGAGTCACTCTGCCAGCATATGAAACCAGGCAATACGTTTGATGCTGCAGCCAAGGCAGCTAATGCACTGCTGGCACCAAAGCGTGATCAGCTATTCTTCTCAGGGGTGTTTGGCTATTCCGTAGGTGCACAATTTCCACCAAGCTGGGTTGAAGGCACTGGCTATATTGCCCGAGGCCTACACCGCCCCTTCGAAGAAAATATGGTGTTTCACTTGCCACTCTGTCTGCGCGTTCCTGGCCAGTGGGGTGTGGGGCTAAGCGATACCGTTGTGGTTACTCAACATGGGGCCGAGCCACTTACCAATAACGATTGGCAACTCTATCAGGCGATGGATAAATGA
- a CDS encoding alkene reductase: MAYETLFTPIQLGSLSIPNRIIMAPLTRSRTPNSVPGTMQEAYYGQRAGAGLIISEATNISPTARGYVYTPGIWTDEQEAGWKGVVEAVHAKGGRIALQLWHVGRVSHEMVQPNGQQPVAPSALRGEGAQCFVEFEDGTAGQHPTSTPRALETEEIPGIVDDYRQAAIRAKRAGFDMVEVHAANAYLLNQFLATGTNKRTDKYGGSLENRARFPLEVVDAVIEVFGAERVGIRLTPFIELFGLTDDEPEAMAFYLAEQLSKRGLAYLHLNEPNWIGGDITFPDGFREQMRERFSGSLIYCGNYDAKRAVARINDKTTDAVAFGRPYIANPDLPERFRVNAPLTEPNHETFYGGDETGYTDYPFMDNGYDRIN; encoded by the coding sequence GTGGCATATGAAACGCTTTTCACCCCCATTCAGCTAGGTAGCCTTTCGATCCCCAACCGCATCATCATGGCGCCCCTCACTCGCTCGCGCACACCCAACAGCGTGCCAGGCACCATGCAAGAAGCCTATTACGGCCAGCGCGCAGGCGCAGGTCTGATTATTAGCGAAGCGACCAATATATCTCCCACAGCGCGTGGTTATGTGTATACGCCAGGCATCTGGACCGATGAGCAGGAAGCAGGCTGGAAAGGAGTGGTTGAGGCGGTACATGCTAAAGGCGGCCGTATAGCCTTGCAGCTATGGCACGTGGGGCGTGTTTCCCACGAAATGGTGCAACCAAATGGACAGCAGCCGGTTGCACCAAGCGCCCTCAGAGGCGAAGGCGCCCAGTGCTTTGTGGAGTTTGAGGACGGAACTGCCGGGCAGCACCCCACCAGCACGCCCCGCGCACTAGAAACCGAAGAGATCCCCGGCATCGTCGATGACTACCGCCAAGCAGCCATTCGTGCCAAACGTGCAGGCTTCGATATGGTAGAAGTGCATGCGGCCAACGCTTACCTGCTTAACCAGTTTTTGGCCACTGGCACCAACAAACGCACTGATAAGTACGGTGGCTCGTTGGAAAATCGCGCTCGCTTCCCGTTGGAAGTGGTCGATGCGGTGATTGAGGTGTTCGGTGCAGAGCGTGTCGGCATCCGCCTAACGCCGTTTATCGAGTTGTTTGGCCTAACTGATGATGAACCAGAGGCGATGGCCTTCTATCTGGCCGAGCAGTTATCCAAACGCGGCTTAGCCTACCTACACTTAAACGAGCCTAACTGGATTGGTGGTGACATTACCTTCCCTGATGGCTTTCGGGAGCAAATGCGCGAACGCTTTAGCGGTAGCCTGATTTACTGCGGCAACTACGATGCAAAGCGCGCTGTGGCTCGCATTAACGACAAAACTACCGATGCCGTAGCCTTTGGCCGCCCCTATATTGCTAACCCTGATTTACCGGAACGTTTTCGGGTTAACGCGCCACTCACCGAGCCTAACCACGAAACGTTCTACGGCGGTGATGAAACGGGCTACACCGACTATCCATTTATGGATAACGGCTACGACCGTATTAACTAA